From a region of the Flavobacterium sediminilitoris genome:
- a CDS encoding IS110 family transposase yields MAECGDLRRFNTEAQFSSYIGLVPGVYNSGDSEKCLGITPRSRSQFKSYLIEAVWVAIRKNIEIQKYYRKHQDKNVKSIIFKVAHKMARRILSVIKTETLYQINHNLGSRTIKNKQSITILISSIIQEK; encoded by the coding sequence ATAGCCGAATGTGGCGATTTACGGAGATTTAATACCGAAGCGCAATTTAGCTCTTATATTGGATTAGTTCCTGGAGTTTATAATAGTGGAGATAGTGAAAAATGTTTGGGAATCACACCAAGAAGTCGCTCACAATTTAAAAGTTACTTGATAGAAGCTGTTTGGGTTGCCATTAGAAAAAACATTGAAATACAAAAATATTATAGAAAACACCAAGATAAAAACGTAAAAAGCATCATTTTTAAAGTAGCTCATAAAATGGCACGAAGAATATTATCTGTCATCAAAACCGAAACACTTTATCAAATAAATCATAATTTAGGTAGTAGAACAATAAAAAATAAACAAAGTATAACTATCTTAATAAGCTCAATCATACAAGAGAAATAG
- a CDS encoding DUF418 domain-containing protein has protein sequence MTKDNQQIVQPSERIYILDILRGFAVFGILAVNIMAFSLPNHDFSQMIINSESPKWYDQLALWFNEYFTEGKFYIIFSFLFGLGFSVQLSRAEAKGSNILSFYPRRLLILLGFGILHSFFWWGDVLRIYALLGFVLLAFRKLSNQWLLVLAALCFVLSGLVTAFPAVFGEGSGAPSDSILKSILFGLTHMGPFVMGMFFLGRIAGQIKVFEKLRQYKDLLPKIIIFGLIISVGLRVIVSVFTTKPGGIETHLKGLSDMALAAVYVSALSLLSLRENMAKYLNPMGYVGRMALTNYIVQTIICVGFFRIFDLEGKVNAGLLLLMTLMIYGFQLLYSRWWLRRFKYGPMEWFWRSFTYGKMQSFRLK, from the coding sequence ATGACAAAAGATAATCAACAAATTGTACAACCCAGTGAGCGAATTTACATTTTGGATATCCTGCGTGGATTTGCTGTATTTGGAATTTTGGCGGTGAATATTATGGCGTTTTCATTGCCCAATCACGATTTTTCGCAAATGATTATAAACTCGGAGTCTCCAAAATGGTACGACCAATTGGCTTTATGGTTTAACGAATATTTTACGGAAGGTAAATTCTATATCATCTTCTCCTTCTTATTTGGTTTAGGATTTTCGGTACAATTATCAAGAGCCGAAGCCAAAGGAAGTAATATTCTGTCCTTTTATCCACGCAGATTGTTGATACTCTTAGGCTTTGGTATTTTACATTCATTCTTTTGGTGGGGCGATGTATTGCGAATTTATGCTTTGTTAGGCTTCGTTTTGCTGGCATTTCGGAAATTGTCCAATCAATGGCTACTCGTCTTGGCAGCATTATGCTTTGTCTTATCGGGCTTAGTTACAGCCTTTCCTGCTGTTTTTGGTGAAGGTTCCGGTGCTCCGTCTGATAGCATTCTAAAAAGCATCTTGTTTGGGTTAACACATATGGGACCTTTCGTAATGGGAATGTTTTTCTTGGGAAGAATTGCGGGACAAATCAAAGTCTTTGAAAAATTGCGACAATACAAAGACCTACTTCCAAAAATTATCATCTTCGGATTAATTATTTCGGTGGGATTAAGAGTAATTGTTTCGGTTTTTACTACAAAACCTGGCGGAATAGAAACGCACCTGAAGGGATTAAGTGATATGGCTTTGGCGGCGGTATATGTGAGTGCCTTGTCTTTACTTTCTTTGCGTGAAAACATGGCAAAATACTTAAATCCTATGGGCTATGTTGGTCGCATGGCTTTAACCAATTACATTGTACAAACAATAATTTGCGTAGGCTTTTTCCGCATTTTTGATTTGGAAGGCAAAGTAAATGCAGGTCTGCTTTTGCTAATGACACTTATGATTTACGGATTTCAACTTTTGTATAGTCGATGGTGGTTAAGACGTTTCAAATACGGACCTATGGAATGGTTCTGGCGGTCTTTCACATACGGTAAAATGCAGTCTTTTCGTTTGAAATAA